Sequence from the Nitrosospira multiformis genome:
TTGATTTTGATGAAAATAGGAAGGAATTTTTTCGTCCGCCATTTGCTGGGTGATGCAGACTCTGGATGTTGCCGCTCCATTCTGGATCTGCGGCATGTCCAATCCATATTGCTTGGCCAGGCTTGTCAATTGTTGCATTTGATCCGGCGGAATCTGGGGCACCAAGGCCAACAACATCGACGTTGTCGTGACTTCCCATAACCCGGGACGTATGTTGTTCTCGGCCGCGCCGGCTGCTGAAGCTACGGATAACAGGAATAGTGATAACAGGATTTTTCGCATCGAGTCTCCCGAAAACGGTAATACATGACTTTGAACGTGTATTAGATCAGATAAGTCTAGCAGCCTGCCGGACTTAAAGGAAATCGACGGCAAAGGCCAACTGTGAAACCATCGGGCGGGTCTGTATTTTGCCGCTTTCAACCCATAAAGACCAATGGAACAACTATCGGCCTTCAAAATCGTCGGACTCTGTCTTCACGCTGTCAATTTTCTCGCTTCGATCTTTAAAACCGGCAGGCTGCTAGCGTATTACCGCTTGAACTTGAAGTTTGATCAACGTAATCTGAGATGGTTCGCGTTAAAAGGGGTGCACGTAGCATATGCTAAGCCGACACGAAGCTAAAACGTTGTCGTTGCTCTATATGAACCGGAATCAGGAACATGTCATGGAAAGGAGAATTAAAATGATCGGGTTGCAGAAATATAGGCATGTTTTGAGCATGCTCTTACTCTGCGCTTCACCGGGCACGTGGGCAAACATGGGTGATAGCGAACTCATCGCTGCTGCCGGAAACGG
This genomic interval carries:
- a CDS encoding DUF3617 domain-containing protein, with the translated sequence MRKILLSLFLLSVASAAGAAENNIRPGLWEVTTTSMLLALVPQIPPDQMQQLTSLAKQYGLDMPQIQNGAATSRVCITQQMADEKIPSYFHQNQIGCSFKNAVRTENSYAMDLVCTNPQLKGNGRAEGTFTTPENFSGWTIFKGTVQDRPINEHADTSGRWISASCDTVKPPY